In Ciona intestinalis unplaced genomic scaffold, KH HT001204.1, whole genome shotgun sequence, a single genomic region encodes these proteins:
- the LOC108950954 gene encoding uncharacterized protein LOC108950954 isoform X2, with amino-acid sequence MNSNLSLSTEKNVSTQFRTTFENATNTTPFYMNFSTLTTTVPNVSQSTTSAYWLTKGLQQTSKPRTQNTYIPTNTTERPELFTKNLHKIETSAPDKNLGYVHNSSTTDSAGILYNQPRTLAAIHSQETSSKATFLAANFTTHSPVFRNLLETSPTVPSVNETKRPTESYINATNASWTTARLVTGITNKSTAVATTEVQGHSSVEMPTTQNYMHDTAVAETTTHVDANFTALAPTTRRTTLFQTDPMVHTTATNELLTSANSKTTLNTVHELTTYQNSEKMCDQVQRYLLKNFDTLERNHKNIIEQNVSVRFRLNDHVDITAWSLGYCKLTLAILETSESSLEDIIGLLRYSGPPRMEHGSVLVQIDFVVDFTTGLERKTSLLYKAYADIVAAKLNSMGYHFDISSLNVTEEVIETSSLCATVACTSNERCQVTNTLHERWVKCTSECSNANYCLNNGICSLNHHRQQQCWCPSSDLWWFRGSRCEIAETKSAWILIAAGCLTGFVLVLLTVVLCLARRFTENKSTIPGMRRRPVSVFMETQLNSVENTATVSRATMATTDTQSSVNETDEQPINTRWVPEEIPDSTLDAATIVGVCVLGKYV; translated from the exons ATGAATTCAAATTTGTCGTTGAGTACGGAGAAAAATGTTTCCACACAATTCCGAACAACGTTCGAAAATGCTACAAATACGACGCcattttatatgaatttttCAACATTGACTACAACAGTACCTAATGTTTCTCAGTCTACTACAAGTGCTTACTGGCTTACAAAGGGTTTGCAGCAAACCTCAAAACCTCGTACGCAAAACACCTATATACCAACCAACACAACAGAAAGGCCTGAACTATTTACCAAAAACTTACACAAAATTGAAACAAGTGCCCCTGACAAAAACCTTGGATATGTACATAATTCGTCAACTACGGATTCAGCCGGGATTCTATATAACCAGCCAAGAACTTTGGCCGCAATTCATAGCCAAGAGACATCATCAAAGGCCACATTTCTAGCCGCAAATTTTACAACTCATTCCCCGGTTTTCAGAAACCTTTTGGAAACGAGCCCGACAGTTCCTTCAGTCAATGAAACGAAACGACCAACtgaaagttacataaatgcTACAAACGCTAGTTGGACAACGGCTAGACTCGTAACCGgaattacaaataaaagtaCAGCGGTTGCAACTACTGAAGTGCAAGGACATAGTTCAGTAGAAATGCCCACAACACAGAACTACATGCATGATACTGCAGTAGCAGAAACTACAACACACGTAGATGCAAACTTTACAGCTCTGGCTCCTACTACGAGGAGAACAACTCTTTTTCAAACTGACCCCATGGTACATACTACAGCCACGAACGAGCTTTTAACTTCAGCAAATTCGAAAACCACACTAAACACGGTTCATGAATTGACAACTTATCAAAACAGTGAAAAAATGTGCGACCAGGTTCAAAGGTatctattaaaaaactttgatACTTTGGAACGCAaccataaaaacataatagaGCAAAATGTCAGCGTCAGATTTCGGTTAAATGACCACGTTGATATAACTGCCTGGTCACTGGGGTATTGTAAACTCACTCTAGCTATTCTTGAAACTTCTGAAAGTAGCTTGGAAGATATAATTGGATTGTTGCGTTATTCTGGCCCGCCACGTATGGAACATGGAAGTGTATTAGTTCAGATTGATTTCGTTGTTGACTTCACTACTGGATTGGAGCGTAAAACATCACTACTGTACAAAGCATATGCTGATATTGTAGCAGCCAAACTTAACTCAATGGGTTACCATTTCGATATTTCAAGTTTGAATGTAACAGAGGAAGTTATTG aaacTTCCTCGTTGTGCGCAACTGTTGCCTGCACATCTAACGAACGATGTCAAGTTACCAACACATTACATGAACGTTGGGTGAAATGCACGTCAGAATGCAGCAACGCAAACTATTGCCTTAATAATGGGATTTGTAGTTTGAATCATCATAGACAACAACAATGTTG GTGTCCATCGTCTGATTTATGGTGGTTTCGAGGTTCACGATGCGAAATCGCAGAAACAAAATCAGCATGGATTTTAATAGCAG CTGGGTGCTTGACTGGATTCGTACTGGTGCTGCTAACcgttgttttatgtttggcaAGGCGTTTCACTGAAAATAAATCTACTATTCCTGGAATGCGCAGAAGACCTGTGTCTGT TTTTATGGAGACGCAGTTAAACTCTGTTGAGAACACAGCTACTGTATCTAGGGCTACAATGGCAACTACAGACACTCAAAGTAGTGTCAATGAAACTGACGAACAACCAATTAACACACGATGGGTGCCAGAG GAGATACCGGATTCGActcttgacgctgctaccattgtcggcgtctgtgtccttgggaaataCGTTTAA
- the LOC108950954 gene encoding uncharacterized protein LOC108950954 isoform X1, protein MNSNLSLSTEKNVSTQFRTTFENATNTTPFYMNFSTLTTTVPNVSQSTTSAYWLTKGLQQTSKPRTQNTYIPTNTTERPELFTKNLHKIETSAPDKNLGYVHNSSTTDSAGILYNQPRTLAAIHSQETSSKATFLAANFTTHSPVFRNLLETSPTVPSVNETKRPTESYINATNASWTTARLVTGITNKSTAVATTEVQGHSSVEMPTTQNYMHDTAVAETTTHVDANFTALAPTTRRTTLFQTDPMVHTTATNELLTSANSKTTLNTVHELTTYQNSEKMCDQVQRYLLKNFDTLERNHKNIIEQNVSVRFRLNDHVDITAWSLGYCKLTLAILETSESSLEDIIGLLRYSGPPRMEHGSVLVQIDFVVDFTTGLERKTSLLYKAYADIVAAKLNSMGYHFDISSLNVTEEVIETSSLCATVACTSNERCQVTNTLHERWVKCTSECSNANYCLNNGICSLNHHRQQQCWCPSSDLWWFRGSRCEIAETKSAWILIAAGCLTGFVLVLLTVVLCLARRFTENKSTIPGMRRRPVSVFMETQLNSVENTATVSRATMATTDTQSSVNETDEQPINTRWVPERATGHSVNQTDLRRDFREMVLATSFRSINSRERAEMSGLHGEATSGKHRNVTMPNNDVIQRSSSIAVV, encoded by the exons ATGAATTCAAATTTGTCGTTGAGTACGGAGAAAAATGTTTCCACACAATTCCGAACAACGTTCGAAAATGCTACAAATACGACGCcattttatatgaatttttCAACATTGACTACAACAGTACCTAATGTTTCTCAGTCTACTACAAGTGCTTACTGGCTTACAAAGGGTTTGCAGCAAACCTCAAAACCTCGTACGCAAAACACCTATATACCAACCAACACAACAGAAAGGCCTGAACTATTTACCAAAAACTTACACAAAATTGAAACAAGTGCCCCTGACAAAAACCTTGGATATGTACATAATTCGTCAACTACGGATTCAGCCGGGATTCTATATAACCAGCCAAGAACTTTGGCCGCAATTCATAGCCAAGAGACATCATCAAAGGCCACATTTCTAGCCGCAAATTTTACAACTCATTCCCCGGTTTTCAGAAACCTTTTGGAAACGAGCCCGACAGTTCCTTCAGTCAATGAAACGAAACGACCAACtgaaagttacataaatgcTACAAACGCTAGTTGGACAACGGCTAGACTCGTAACCGgaattacaaataaaagtaCAGCGGTTGCAACTACTGAAGTGCAAGGACATAGTTCAGTAGAAATGCCCACAACACAGAACTACATGCATGATACTGCAGTAGCAGAAACTACAACACACGTAGATGCAAACTTTACAGCTCTGGCTCCTACTACGAGGAGAACAACTCTTTTTCAAACTGACCCCATGGTACATACTACAGCCACGAACGAGCTTTTAACTTCAGCAAATTCGAAAACCACACTAAACACGGTTCATGAATTGACAACTTATCAAAACAGTGAAAAAATGTGCGACCAGGTTCAAAGGTatctattaaaaaactttgatACTTTGGAACGCAaccataaaaacataatagaGCAAAATGTCAGCGTCAGATTTCGGTTAAATGACCACGTTGATATAACTGCCTGGTCACTGGGGTATTGTAAACTCACTCTAGCTATTCTTGAAACTTCTGAAAGTAGCTTGGAAGATATAATTGGATTGTTGCGTTATTCTGGCCCGCCACGTATGGAACATGGAAGTGTATTAGTTCAGATTGATTTCGTTGTTGACTTCACTACTGGATTGGAGCGTAAAACATCACTACTGTACAAAGCATATGCTGATATTGTAGCAGCCAAACTTAACTCAATGGGTTACCATTTCGATATTTCAAGTTTGAATGTAACAGAGGAAGTTATTG aaacTTCCTCGTTGTGCGCAACTGTTGCCTGCACATCTAACGAACGATGTCAAGTTACCAACACATTACATGAACGTTGGGTGAAATGCACGTCAGAATGCAGCAACGCAAACTATTGCCTTAATAATGGGATTTGTAGTTTGAATCATCATAGACAACAACAATGTTG GTGTCCATCGTCTGATTTATGGTGGTTTCGAGGTTCACGATGCGAAATCGCAGAAACAAAATCAGCATGGATTTTAATAGCAG CTGGGTGCTTGACTGGATTCGTACTGGTGCTGCTAACcgttgttttatgtttggcaAGGCGTTTCACTGAAAATAAATCTACTATTCCTGGAATGCGCAGAAGACCTGTGTCTGT TTTTATGGAGACGCAGTTAAACTCTGTTGAGAACACAGCTACTGTATCTAGGGCTACAATGGCAACTACAGACACTCAAAGTAGTGTCAATGAAACTGACGAACAACCAATTAACACACGATGGGTGCCAGAG AGAGCGACCGGTCATTCTGTCAACCAAACAGACCTCCGGCGAGATTTTCGTGAAATGGTTTTAGCGACAAGTTTCCGAAGTATAAATTCTAGAGAGAGAGCTGAAATGAGTGGTTTGCATGGCGAAGCTACATCTGGGAAACATAGAAACGTCACAATGCcaaacaatgacgtcatacag agAAGTAGTTCGATTGCTGTAGTTTGA
- the LOC100185887 gene encoding solute carrier family 35 member F2-like isoform X1: protein MAEDAMQDQIIVNEDENHQNGSISVKIKLLFKEVFTWSTFRPIVFGQILSLLICGMATTSEFLQQNNVSVPLLQSSMNYFLLGIVYTLYLCFKKDENGKRVIFQVLKKHWWKYALLALIDVEANYMVILAYQYTSLTSVQLLDIFVIPAAMFLSFFFLKVRYLPIHFIGLVIAIIGVVCMVVADVLLGKGGTSSNAALGDFLVLGGATCYAISNVAMEFVSKKHNSGPTEILAMYGLFCPLICGVQMALLERQALTQIVWTSTVILLLLGFGACMFIFYSLMPYVMKISSATAVNISLLTSDLFSLFVGIFVFMYEPSPLYLVSFVTISAALVIYNIKEPIPRQPNNSTSRNNSRSSSLISDAVPPSVEDIPLNNERGTWFTKAKTNPNDPA, encoded by the exons ATGGCAGAAGATGCAATGCAAGATCAGATCATTGTAAATGAGGACGAAAATCATCAAAATGGATCCATTTctgtgaaaattaaattattatttaaagaagtTTTTACATG GTCCACGTTTCGTCCGATTGTTTTTGGACAAATTCTCTCATTACTGATTTGTGGAATGGCAACAACCAGCGAGTTCTTACAGCAGAATAACGTGTCAGTTCCTTTGCTGCAAAGCTCAATGAACTACTTCCTACTGGGCATAGTGTATACGTTATATCTTTGCTtcaaaaaagatgaaaatggAAAAAGAGTAATTTTTCAG GTTTTAAAAAAGCATTGGTGGAAATATGCATTGCTAGCATTGATTGACGTGGAAGCAAATTACATGGTTATCCTTGCATACCAATATACTTCATTGACCAGTGTGCAG ttgCTTGACATTTTCGTGATACCTGCTGCGATGtttctttcatttttctttttaaaagttcGTTATCTTCCAATACACTTTATTGGTTTGGTGATCGCCATCATAGGAGTTGTGTGCATGGTGGTGGCTGATGTGCTGCTGGGGAAAGGAGGCACAA GTAGCAACGCTGCTTTGGGTGACTTTCTCGTTCTTGGTGGAGCAACTTGTTACGCAATATCAAACGTAGCCATGGAGTTTGTGAGCAAGAAACACAATAGTGGGCCGACAGAAATCCTCGCTATGTATGGATTATTTTGCCCGCTTATTTGTGGAGTGCAAAT GGCTTTACTAGAGCGCCAAGCATTGACACAAATAGTGTGGACCAGCACTGTAATATTGCTCTTACTTGGGTTTGGTGcgtgtatgtttatattttattccttGATGCCGTACGTTATGAAGATTAGCAGTGCAACAGCTGTCAATATCTCTCTTCTTACGTCAgatcttttttctctttttgttGGAATTTTCGTCTTTATGTACGAG cCTTCCCCGTTATACCTTGTTTCCTTTGTTACAATCAGCGCAGCTTTGGTGATTTACAATATTAAAGAACCGATACCGCGTCAACCAAACAACTCTACAAGCCGAAACAATTCCCGCTCCAGTAGTCTTATATCCGACGCTGTCCCGCCATCAGTAGAAGATATCCCACTAAATAATGAGAGGGGAACTTGGTTTACTAAAGCAAAAACGAACCCAAATGATCCAGCTTAA
- the LOC100185887 gene encoding solute carrier family 35 member F1-like isoform X2 gives MATTSEFLQQNNVSVPLLQSSMNYFLLGIVYTLYLCFKKDENGKRVIFQVLKKHWWKYALLALIDVEANYMVILAYQYTSLTSVQLLDIFVIPAAMFLSFFFLKVRYLPIHFIGLVIAIIGVVCMVVADVLLGKGGTSSNAALGDFLVLGGATCYAISNVAMEFVSKKHNSGPTEILAMYGLFCPLICGVQMALLERQALTQIVWTSTVILLLLGFGACMFIFYSLMPYVMKISSATAVNISLLTSDLFSLFVGIFVFMYEPSPLYLVSFVTISAALVIYNIKEPIPRQPNNSTSRNNSRSSSLISDAVPPSVEDIPLNNERGTWFTKAKTNPNDPA, from the exons ATGGCAACAACCAGCGAGTTCTTACAGCAGAATAACGTGTCAGTTCCTTTGCTGCAAAGCTCAATGAACTACTTCCTACTGGGCATAGTGTATACGTTATATCTTTGCTtcaaaaaagatgaaaatggAAAAAGAGTAATTTTTCAG GTTTTAAAAAAGCATTGGTGGAAATATGCATTGCTAGCATTGATTGACGTGGAAGCAAATTACATGGTTATCCTTGCATACCAATATACTTCATTGACCAGTGTGCAG ttgCTTGACATTTTCGTGATACCTGCTGCGATGtttctttcatttttctttttaaaagttcGTTATCTTCCAATACACTTTATTGGTTTGGTGATCGCCATCATAGGAGTTGTGTGCATGGTGGTGGCTGATGTGCTGCTGGGGAAAGGAGGCACAA GTAGCAACGCTGCTTTGGGTGACTTTCTCGTTCTTGGTGGAGCAACTTGTTACGCAATATCAAACGTAGCCATGGAGTTTGTGAGCAAGAAACACAATAGTGGGCCGACAGAAATCCTCGCTATGTATGGATTATTTTGCCCGCTTATTTGTGGAGTGCAAAT GGCTTTACTAGAGCGCCAAGCATTGACACAAATAGTGTGGACCAGCACTGTAATATTGCTCTTACTTGGGTTTGGTGcgtgtatgtttatattttattccttGATGCCGTACGTTATGAAGATTAGCAGTGCAACAGCTGTCAATATCTCTCTTCTTACGTCAgatcttttttctctttttgttGGAATTTTCGTCTTTATGTACGAG cCTTCCCCGTTATACCTTGTTTCCTTTGTTACAATCAGCGCAGCTTTGGTGATTTACAATATTAAAGAACCGATACCGCGTCAACCAAACAACTCTACAAGCCGAAACAATTCCCGCTCCAGTAGTCTTATATCCGACGCTGTCCCGCCATCAGTAGAAGATATCCCACTAAATAATGAGAGGGGAACTTGGTTTACTAAAGCAAAAACGAACCCAAATGATCCAGCTTAA